The following proteins come from a genomic window of Methylorubrum populi:
- the xth gene encoding exodeoxyribonuclease III encodes MRITTWNVNSIKQRVGHLLGFLDEARPDVVCLQELKCQDAAFPREEIEAAGYAVETLGQKAYNGVALLVRAPLRYTQLLRGLPGDAEDEQARYIEALVHGEDVAPVRVASIYLPNGNPAPGPKYSYKLAFMARLRSHARALMASEDALVLAGDFNVIPEPEDAADPAAWTQDALFLPETRRAFRALLAEGFTDGLRACEPSAGLYTFWDYQAGCWPRNQGIRIDHLLLSPQAADRLVSASVQKHLRGLEKPSDHVPVTVELSDG; translated from the coding sequence ATGCGGATCACCACTTGGAACGTCAACTCGATCAAGCAGCGGGTCGGCCACCTGCTGGGCTTCCTCGACGAGGCGAGGCCCGACGTGGTCTGCCTTCAGGAGCTGAAATGCCAGGATGCGGCCTTCCCGCGGGAGGAGATCGAGGCGGCGGGCTACGCGGTCGAGACGCTGGGGCAGAAGGCCTATAACGGCGTCGCCCTGCTGGTGCGCGCGCCGCTTCGATACACCCAATTGCTGCGCGGCCTGCCGGGCGACGCGGAGGACGAGCAGGCGCGCTACATCGAGGCGCTGGTGCATGGCGAGGACGTGGCGCCGGTGCGGGTCGCCTCGATCTACCTGCCGAACGGCAACCCGGCGCCGGGGCCGAAATACAGCTACAAGCTCGCCTTCATGGCTCGCCTGCGGAGCCATGCCCGCGCCCTGATGGCCTCCGAGGACGCCCTCGTGCTGGCGGGCGACTTCAACGTGATCCCCGAGCCCGAGGACGCCGCCGATCCGGCCGCCTGGACCCAGGACGCGCTGTTCCTGCCCGAGACCCGCCGCGCCTTCCGCGCGCTGCTCGCCGAGGGCTTTACGGACGGCCTGCGGGCCTGCGAGCCGAGCGCGGGGCTCTACACCTTCTGGGACTATCAGGCCGGGTGCTGGCCGCGGAATCAGGGCATCCGCATCGACCACCTGCTGCTCTCGCCCCAGGCCGCCGACCGCCTCGTCTCGGCCTCGGTGCAGAAGCACCTGCGCGGGCTGGAGAAGCCGTCCGACCACGTGCCGGTGACGGTGGAGCTGAGCGACGGGTGA
- a CDS encoding IS256-like element ISSpwi2 family transposase, producing MSRRKEPAIPNELLDQLLAGGTASAAFEQGGLLDSLKKALTERALNAEMDHHLAGEDGAGNMRNGYGRKTVMTDTGKLAIDVPRDRQSSFDPQLIAKYQRRFPGFDDKIVSMYARGMSTREITRHLHDLYGIDVSPDLISTVTDAVLDEVATWQQRPLDPVYPLVFFDAIRVKIRDEGMVRNKAIHIALGVRADGAKEVLGLWLEQNEGAKFWLRVMNELRNRGVEDILLAVVDGLKGFPDAITAVFPDAIVQTCIVHLLRNSMDFVSWKDRKNLASALKEIYRATDADAAEKALTAFEAGPWGQRYPAIGQSWRRAWGEVIPFFAFPDEVRRIIYTTNAIEALNSKLRRAVRARGHFPSDEAATKLLYLILNRSEKEWKMPPREWTMAKAQFAVIFGERFIRAMAA from the coding sequence ATGTCACGACGCAAAGAACCTGCCATACCGAATGAGCTTCTCGATCAGCTTTTGGCGGGCGGCACTGCCAGTGCCGCCTTCGAGCAGGGCGGTCTGCTCGATTCGCTGAAGAAGGCGCTGACAGAGCGTGCCCTGAATGCGGAGATGGATCACCACCTCGCTGGCGAAGACGGCGCCGGCAACATGCGCAACGGCTACGGTCGGAAGACGGTAATGACCGACACCGGCAAGTTGGCGATCGACGTGCCGCGCGATCGCCAGTCGAGCTTCGACCCGCAGTTGATCGCCAAGTATCAACGCCGCTTTCCCGGCTTCGACGACAAGATCGTGTCGATGTACGCGCGCGGCATGAGCACCCGCGAGATCACCAGGCACCTGCACGATCTATACGGCATCGACGTCTCACCCGATTTGATTAGCACGGTGACCGACGCCGTGCTCGATGAGGTCGCCACTTGGCAGCAGCGGCCGCTCGATCCGGTTTACCCGCTGGTCTTCTTCGACGCGATCCGGGTCAAGATCCGCGACGAGGGCATGGTGCGCAACAAGGCGATCCACATTGCGCTGGGCGTCCGCGCCGACGGCGCAAAGGAGGTGCTCGGCTTGTGGCTCGAGCAGAATGAGGGTGCCAAGTTCTGGCTTCGGGTGATGAACGAGCTTCGCAACCGTGGCGTTGAAGACATCCTGCTGGCCGTCGTTGACGGCCTGAAGGGCTTTCCCGATGCGATCACCGCAGTGTTCCCCGATGCGATCGTCCAGACCTGCATCGTTCACCTGCTGCGCAACTCGATGGACTTCGTCTCCTGGAAGGACCGAAAGAACCTCGCCAGCGCGCTCAAGGAGATTTACCGTGCCACCGACGCAGATGCCGCCGAAAAGGCGCTGACAGCATTTGAGGCTGGCCCTTGGGGGCAGCGCTATCCCGCCATCGGCCAGAGCTGGCGGCGCGCCTGGGGCGAGGTGATCCCGTTTTTTGCGTTCCCCGACGAGGTCCGCCGGATCATCTACACTACGAACGCCATCGAAGCTTTGAACTCGAAGCTCAGGCGGGCTGTCAGGGCCAGGGGACACTTCCCCAGCGACGAGGCCGCCACCAAGCTGCTCTACCTGATCTTGAATCGGTCGGAGAAAGAGTGGAAGATGCCACCACGTGAGTGGACCATGGCGAAGGCGCAATTTGCCGTGATCTTCGGCGAACGTTTCATCAGAGCCATGGCGGCCTGA
- the oxlT gene encoding oxalate/formate MFS antiporter has translation MALSSTAPDQPVVSSNRWLQIVLGVVCMVAAANIQYAWTLFVPEIQKTFGWDRAAIQVAFTIFVVVQTWLTPIEGYFIDKYGPSRVVMFGGLMTGAAWVVNSYATSLSGFYLGSVLGGIGVGCVYATCINNALKWFPDKRGLAVGLTAGGYGAGSALTIIPIAKMIDAGSYAQAFFTFGLIQGSVIILASLFMRSPAKDEVKFSTKVLQTRRDYTLGEALRTPVFYVMLLMFTCTVTGGLMAVAQLGVIATDLGVKNFQVNLYFFAMAALPFALMLDRVMNGISRPLFGWISDRIGREKTMFIAFAMEGIGIVALGYFGSNPWAFVILSGIVFLAWGEVYSLFSATAADTFGSKHIGKIYGVLYCAKGFAALFVPVGNLIMQATGTWSTVLYTVATMDLIAAALAVAVLRPMLKQHHLNNNAAVPNAALAHA, from the coding sequence ATGGCACTATCGTCCACTGCCCCGGATCAACCGGTCGTATCGTCGAACCGATGGCTTCAAATCGTCCTTGGTGTCGTCTGCATGGTGGCTGCGGCCAACATCCAGTACGCCTGGACCCTGTTCGTCCCTGAAATTCAGAAAACCTTCGGCTGGGATCGCGCCGCGATCCAGGTCGCCTTCACGATCTTCGTCGTCGTCCAGACCTGGCTGACCCCGATCGAGGGCTACTTCATCGACAAGTACGGCCCGAGCCGTGTCGTGATGTTCGGCGGCCTGATGACCGGCGCGGCCTGGGTCGTGAACTCCTACGCGACGTCGCTGAGCGGGTTCTATCTCGGCTCCGTCCTCGGCGGCATCGGCGTCGGCTGCGTCTACGCCACCTGCATCAACAACGCCCTGAAGTGGTTCCCGGACAAGCGCGGCCTGGCCGTCGGTCTGACCGCGGGCGGCTACGGCGCGGGCTCGGCGCTGACGATCATCCCGATCGCCAAGATGATCGATGCCGGCAGCTACGCCCAGGCCTTCTTCACCTTCGGCCTGATCCAGGGCTCGGTCATCATCCTGGCCTCGCTGTTCATGCGCTCGCCGGCCAAGGACGAGGTCAAGTTCTCGACCAAGGTGCTGCAGACCCGCCGCGACTACACCCTCGGTGAGGCCCTGCGCACGCCGGTCTTCTACGTCATGCTGCTGATGTTCACCTGCACGGTGACCGGTGGCCTGATGGCCGTGGCGCAGCTCGGCGTCATCGCGACCGACCTCGGCGTGAAGAACTTCCAGGTGAACCTGTACTTCTTCGCCATGGCGGCGCTGCCCTTCGCCCTGATGCTCGACCGCGTCATGAACGGCATCTCGCGCCCGCTGTTCGGCTGGATCTCCGACCGGATCGGCCGCGAGAAGACGATGTTCATCGCCTTCGCGATGGAAGGCATCGGCATCGTGGCGCTGGGCTACTTCGGCTCGAACCCCTGGGCCTTCGTGATCCTGTCCGGCATCGTGTTCCTGGCCTGGGGCGAAGTGTACTCGCTGTTCAGCGCCACCGCCGCGGACACCTTCGGCTCGAAGCACATCGGCAAGATCTACGGCGTCCTCTACTGCGCCAAGGGCTTCGCCGCGCTGTTCGTGCCGGTCGGCAACCTGATCATGCAGGCGACGGGTACCTGGTCGACGGTGCTCTACACCGTGGCGACGATGGACCTGATCGCGGCAGCGCTGGCGGTGGCCGTCCTGCGGCCGATGCTGAAGCAGCACCACCTCAACAACAACGCGGCGGTGCCGAACGCGGCCCTCGCCCACGCCTGA
- a CDS encoding ethanolamine ammonia-lyase subunit EutB, translated as MPYRHTVGPRAHVFADLATLMAKATPVRSGDCLAGIAAESAEENMAARWCLAEVPLREILSRPLIPYEEDDVTRLILDDHDETAFAEIAGLTVGDFREFLLTASSETLARIAPGVTPEIAAAVSKIMRNQDLILVARKCRVITRFRNTIGLPGTLAVRLQPNHPTDDPAGVTASILDGLAYGCGDAVIGINPVSDSIQTMGSLLSLFDSIIGRLEIPTQACVLTHVTTTLDAMNRGLPVDLVFQSIAGTQRANASFGVTLPILQEAHEAALALKRGTLGDNVMYFETGQGSALSADAHHGIDQQTLEARAYAVARRYRPLLVNTVVGFIGPEYLYDGKEIIRAGLEDHFCGKLMGVPLGVDVCYTNHAEADQDDMDTLLTLLGAAGCTYVMGIPGADDVMLNYQSTSFHDQLYIREVLGLRRAPEFEEWLARIGLTDANGALLPGGAEARLLTAAPELAA; from the coding sequence ATGCCCTATCGCCACACCGTCGGTCCCAGAGCCCACGTCTTCGCCGATCTGGCGACGCTGATGGCGAAGGCGACCCCGGTGCGCTCCGGCGACTGCCTCGCGGGCATCGCCGCCGAATCGGCCGAGGAGAACATGGCCGCGCGCTGGTGCCTCGCCGAGGTTCCGCTCAGGGAGATCCTGTCGCGTCCGCTGATTCCCTACGAGGAGGACGATGTCACCCGCCTGATTCTCGACGACCACGACGAGACGGCCTTCGCCGAGATCGCCGGTCTGACGGTCGGGGATTTCCGCGAGTTCCTGCTCACCGCCTCCTCCGAGACGCTGGCGCGAATCGCTCCCGGCGTGACGCCGGAGATCGCCGCGGCGGTGAGCAAGATCATGCGCAACCAGGATCTGATCTTGGTCGCCCGGAAGTGCCGGGTGATCACGCGGTTCCGCAACACGATCGGCCTGCCCGGGACGCTCGCGGTGCGGCTCCAGCCCAACCATCCGACCGACGATCCGGCGGGCGTCACCGCCTCGATCCTCGACGGTCTCGCCTATGGCTGCGGCGATGCGGTGATCGGCATCAACCCGGTCTCCGACTCGATCCAGACCATGGGCAGCCTGCTCAGCCTGTTCGACAGCATCATCGGCCGGCTGGAAATTCCGACGCAGGCCTGCGTGCTCACCCACGTCACCACCACCCTCGACGCGATGAACCGCGGCCTGCCGGTCGATCTGGTGTTCCAGTCGATCGCGGGGACGCAAAGGGCCAATGCGAGCTTCGGCGTCACGCTGCCGATCCTGCAGGAGGCGCATGAGGCGGCGCTCGCGCTCAAGCGCGGCACGCTCGGCGACAACGTGATGTATTTCGAGACCGGCCAGGGTTCGGCGCTCTCGGCGGATGCCCATCACGGCATCGACCAGCAGACCCTGGAGGCCCGCGCCTACGCCGTCGCCCGGCGCTACCGGCCGCTCCTCGTCAACACCGTCGTCGGCTTCATCGGCCCGGAATACCTCTACGATGGCAAGGAGATCATCCGCGCCGGCCTGGAGGACCATTTCTGCGGTAAGCTGATGGGCGTGCCGCTGGGCGTCGACGTCTGTTACACCAACCATGCCGAGGCCGATCAGGACGATATGGACACGCTGCTGACCCTGCTCGGGGCGGCGGGCTGCACCTACGTGATGGGCATTCCCGGCGCCGACGACGTGATGCTGAACTACCAGTCCACCTCGTTCCATGATCAGCTCTACATCCGTGAGGTGCTGGGCCTGAGGCGAGCGCCCGAATTCGAGGAATGGCTCGCCCGGATCGGTCTCACCGACGCGAACGGCGCGCTTCTGCCCGGCGGGGCCGAGGCCCGCCTGCTCACCGCCGCCCCGGAGCTGGCCGCATGA
- a CDS encoding tetratricopeptide repeat protein, whose protein sequence is MPISRTVPFRPARPAGVDLGRLRAGLLAGFLGFCLAVAAVDPGTALDATARTPVPEKGYRSGRDALRSGVRDYNAGDKQGAVRALEYAADQGQTLALWKLGRMYADGDGVPHDDLKAFEYFSRIADDNTDDSPDTPNSGVVASAFNALGTYFLEGIKGTYVRPNAERAYDMFNYAASYFGDPNAQYNLARLYLDGTGVEQDPRKAARWFNLAAEKGHRPAQALLGDMLVNGTGVQRQTVKGLTWLAIARTGVQGTADSWIVNLYDKAWASASEADRADALAQAQSLPTGSTRRRR, encoded by the coding sequence ATGCCGATATCTAGGACCGTCCCTTTCCGGCCCGCGCGGCCGGCCGGGGTCGATCTAGGTCGGCTCCGCGCGGGTCTGCTCGCTGGATTTCTGGGATTTTGCCTGGCGGTGGCCGCCGTCGATCCCGGCACGGCGCTCGACGCGACCGCGCGCACCCCGGTCCCCGAGAAGGGGTATCGCTCGGGCCGCGACGCCCTGCGCTCGGGCGTGCGCGACTACAACGCGGGCGACAAGCAGGGCGCCGTGCGCGCGCTCGAATACGCCGCCGACCAGGGCCAGACCCTGGCGCTGTGGAAGCTCGGCCGCATGTATGCGGACGGCGACGGCGTGCCCCACGACGATCTCAAGGCGTTCGAGTATTTCTCGCGCATCGCCGACGACAACACCGACGACTCCCCCGACACCCCGAATTCGGGCGTGGTGGCGAGCGCCTTCAACGCGCTCGGAACCTACTTCCTCGAGGGGATCAAGGGCACCTACGTGCGCCCGAACGCCGAGCGCGCCTACGACATGTTCAACTACGCGGCGTCATATTTCGGCGACCCCAACGCGCAGTACAACCTCGCCCGGCTCTACCTCGACGGCACCGGCGTCGAGCAGGATCCGCGCAAGGCCGCGCGCTGGTTCAACCTCGCCGCCGAGAAGGGCCACCGCCCGGCCCAGGCGCTGCTCGGCGACATGCTCGTCAACGGCACCGGCGTCCAGCGCCAGACCGTCAAGGGTCTGACCTGGCTCGCCATCGCCCGTACCGGCGTGCAGGGGACGGCGGACAGCTGGATCGTCAACCTCTACGACAAGGCCTGGGCCTCGGCGAGCGAGGCCGACCGGGCCGACGCGCTGGCGCAGGCGCAATCGTTGCCCACGGGCTCGACCCGGCGGCGGCGGTAA
- the eutC gene encoding ethanolamine ammonia-lyase subunit EutC, with amino-acid sequence MSTQTDPLWQRLARLTPARIGLGRAGAGLPTREVLKFGLAHAQARDAVHTPMDAAAIAEAVEALGLPTVTVTSGAEDRATYLRRPDYGRRLSPESLKVLSDSAGEPVDLALVVADGLSARAVHEGAAALLAAFKPYAERAGWRLAPVTIATQARVALGDMAGAALKARAVVVVIGERPGLSSPDSLGLYVTFDPRPGRSDAERNCISNVRPAGLSFELAAFKLDWLLTQAFSRGLTGVNLKDESDRLIEASVPDPAIPAR; translated from the coding sequence ATGAGCACGCAGACCGATCCCCTCTGGCAGCGGCTCGCCCGCCTCACCCCCGCCCGGATCGGCCTCGGCCGCGCCGGCGCCGGCCTGCCGACCCGCGAGGTGCTCAAGTTCGGCCTCGCCCACGCCCAGGCGCGCGACGCCGTCCACACCCCGATGGATGCCGCCGCGATCGCGGAGGCCGTCGAGGCTCTGGGTCTGCCGACCGTGACCGTGACCTCCGGCGCAGAGGATCGGGCGACCTATCTGCGCCGCCCCGATTACGGGCGCCGGCTCTCGCCGGAGAGCCTGAAGGTCCTGTCCGATTCTGCGGGCGAGCCCGTCGATCTCGCCCTGGTCGTCGCCGACGGCCTCTCGGCCCGCGCGGTCCACGAGGGTGCCGCCGCGCTGCTCGCCGCCTTCAAGCCCTATGCGGAGCGGGCCGGCTGGCGCCTCGCCCCGGTGACCATCGCCACGCAGGCCCGTGTCGCGCTGGGGGACATGGCCGGGGCGGCGCTGAAGGCCCGCGCGGTCGTGGTGGTGATCGGCGAGCGCCCCGGCCTGTCCTCGCCCGACAGCCTCGGCCTCTACGTCACCTTCGATCCCAGGCCCGGGCGCTCGGATGCGGAGCGAAACTGCATCTCGAACGTCCGCCCGGCGGGCCTCAGCTTCGAGCTCGCCGCGTTCAAGCTGGACTGGCTGCTGACCCAGGCCTTTTCCCGCGGGCTGACGGGCGTCAACCTGAAGGACGAGAGCGACCGCCTGATCGAGGCGAGCGTTCCTGATCCTGCGATCCCCGCGCGCTGA
- a CDS encoding ceramidase domain-containing protein, with amino-acid sequence MRAYCERGDAGFWAEPVNALTNAAFLVAAGLAARRARGDGPVLALAAVTFVVGIGSFLFHTLANRWSMLADVIPIAVFIYGYFALAMARFFDLRPLAATAITMAFAALSFGLSPALDALTGRSVSALTNGSIDYVPAVLALLGVGLALLKRAPGTARSVLVTAGLFLVSLTFRTADLGLCPRLPLGTHFLWHVLNAVVLYRLLIAAARFRA; translated from the coding sequence GTGCGGGCCTATTGCGAGCGCGGCGATGCCGGCTTCTGGGCCGAGCCGGTCAACGCGCTGACCAACGCCGCCTTCCTGGTCGCGGCCGGCCTCGCGGCGCGGCGCGCCCGCGGCGACGGGCCGGTCCTGGCGCTCGCTGCCGTGACCTTCGTGGTCGGGATCGGCTCGTTCCTGTTCCACACCCTGGCGAACCGCTGGTCGATGCTGGCCGACGTGATCCCCATCGCCGTCTTCATCTACGGCTACTTCGCCCTCGCCATGGCCCGCTTCTTCGACCTCCGTCCGCTGGCGGCCACCGCGATCACCATGGCCTTCGCCGCCCTCAGTTTCGGCCTGAGCCCGGCCCTCGACGCGCTGACGGGGCGCTCGGTCTCGGCTCTCACCAACGGCTCGATCGACTACGTGCCGGCGGTGCTGGCACTCCTCGGCGTTGGCCTCGCGCTGCTGAAGCGGGCGCCCGGCACCGCCCGTTCCGTGCTCGTGACCGCCGGCCTCTTCCTCGTCTCGCTCACCTTCCGCACGGCCGATCTGGGCCTCTGCCCGCGCCTGCCGCTCGGCACGCATTTCCTCTGGCACGTGCTCAACGCGGTGGTGCTCTACCGCCTGCTGATCGCGGCCGCACGCTTCAGGGCCTGA
- a CDS encoding metallophosphoesterase codes for MTTYLVSDTHFGHLGMMSDRMARPRPFASREEHDETLIGLWNNRVRRDDTVIHLGDFAYGCSLSHAQAVFSRLNGKKFLIRGNHEQRGERLDWAGPIRDVARVSVQDSGMRRPVDLWLSHFAHVTWPDAHRGRLHLYGHSHGSLAPTARSCDVGVDAWRFRPVTAPEIQELLADVARREGGPAAAAALAEAA; via the coding sequence GTGACGACCTACCTGGTTTCAGACACCCACTTCGGGCATCTCGGGATGATGTCCGACCGCATGGCCCGGCCCCGGCCGTTCGCCTCCCGGGAGGAGCATGACGAGACGCTGATCGGCCTCTGGAACAACCGGGTTCGCCGGGACGACACGGTGATCCATCTCGGCGATTTTGCCTACGGGTGCAGTCTATCCCATGCTCAAGCCGTGTTCTCGCGCCTGAACGGCAAGAAGTTCCTGATCCGCGGAAATCATGAGCAACGAGGCGAGCGGCTGGACTGGGCCGGACCGATCCGGGACGTGGCCCGGGTGTCCGTTCAGGACAGCGGCATGCGGCGTCCGGTCGACCTATGGCTCAGCCATTTCGCGCACGTGACCTGGCCGGACGCGCACCGCGGCCGGCTCCACCTCTACGGCCACTCGCACGGCAGCCTCGCGCCGACCGCCCGATCCTGCGACGTCGGCGTCGACGCCTGGCGCTTCCGACCGGTGACGGCCCCCGAGATCCAGGAGCTCCTCGCCGACGTCGCCCGGCGCGAGGGCGGCCCGGCCGCGGCGGCCGCCCTGGCGGAGGCCGCTTAG
- the ilvD gene encoding dihydroxy-acid dehydratase: protein MDARQTDKSKLPSRHVTEGPERAPHRSYLYAMGLTTEQIHQPLVGVASCWNEAAPCNISLMRQAQAVKKGVAAAHGTPREFCTITVTDGIAMGHGGMRASLPSREVIADSVELTIRGHSYDALVGLAGCDKSLPGMMMAMVRLNVPSIFIYGGSILPGSFRGRPVTVQDLFEAVGKVAVGDMSLDDLDELERVACPSAGACGAQFTANTMATVSEAIGLALPYSAGAPAPYEIRDQFCAAAGEKVMELIAKNIRPRDIVTRKALENAAATVAASGGSTNAALHLPAIAHECGIEFTLFDVAEIFRKTPYIADLKPGGRYVAKDMFEVGGIPLLMKTLLDHGFLHGDCLTVTGRTIAENLAKVAWNPDQDVVRPADQPITVTGGVVGLKGNLAPEGAIVKVAGMSAEKQVFTGPARVFDGEEACFEAVQNRTYKPGEVLVIRYEGPKGGPGMREMLSTTAALYGQGMGDKVALITDGRFSGATRGFCVGHVGPEAAIGGPIGLLRDGDVITLDAIKGTLDVALSDEELAQRRAAWTPRGNSATSGYLWKYAQTVGPAVNGAVTHPGGARETQSYADI from the coding sequence ATGGACGCGCGTCAGACCGACAAGTCGAAGCTGCCGAGCCGGCACGTGACGGAAGGGCCCGAGCGCGCGCCGCACCGCTCGTACCTCTACGCCATGGGCCTGACCACCGAGCAGATCCACCAGCCGCTAGTGGGTGTCGCCTCGTGCTGGAACGAGGCCGCGCCCTGCAACATCTCGCTGATGCGCCAGGCCCAGGCCGTGAAGAAGGGCGTCGCCGCCGCCCACGGCACCCCGCGCGAGTTCTGCACCATCACCGTCACCGACGGCATCGCCATGGGGCACGGCGGCATGCGCGCCTCGCTGCCGTCGCGCGAGGTCATCGCCGACTCGGTCGAGCTGACCATCCGCGGCCATTCCTACGACGCCCTGGTCGGCCTGGCCGGCTGCGACAAGTCCCTGCCCGGCATGATGATGGCGATGGTGCGCCTCAACGTGCCCTCGATCTTCATCTACGGCGGCTCGATCCTGCCCGGATCCTTCCGCGGCCGGCCGGTCACCGTGCAGGACCTGTTCGAGGCGGTCGGCAAGGTCGCCGTCGGCGACATGAGCCTCGACGATCTCGACGAACTGGAGCGGGTCGCCTGCCCCTCGGCCGGCGCTTGCGGTGCGCAATTCACCGCCAACACCATGGCCACGGTCTCCGAGGCGATCGGCCTCGCGCTGCCCTACTCGGCCGGCGCGCCCGCCCCTTACGAGATCCGCGACCAATTCTGCGCCGCCGCCGGCGAGAAGGTGATGGAGCTGATCGCCAAGAACATCCGCCCGCGCGACATCGTCACCCGCAAGGCGCTCGAGAATGCCGCCGCGACGGTGGCGGCCTCCGGTGGCTCGACCAACGCGGCCCTGCACCTGCCGGCGATCGCGCACGAGTGCGGCATCGAGTTCACCCTGTTCGACGTCGCCGAGATCTTCCGCAAGACGCCCTACATCGCCGACCTGAAGCCCGGCGGGCGGTATGTGGCCAAGGACATGTTCGAGGTCGGCGGCATCCCGCTGCTGATGAAGACGCTGCTCGACCACGGTTTTCTGCACGGCGATTGCCTGACGGTGACCGGCCGCACGATCGCGGAAAACCTCGCCAAGGTCGCCTGGAACCCGGATCAGGACGTGGTGCGCCCGGCCGACCAGCCGATCACCGTCACCGGCGGCGTGGTCGGCCTCAAGGGCAACCTCGCCCCCGAGGGGGCGATCGTGAAGGTCGCCGGCATGTCGGCCGAGAAACAGGTCTTCACCGGACCGGCCCGCGTCTTCGACGGCGAGGAGGCCTGTTTCGAGGCGGTGCAGAACCGCACCTACAAGCCCGGTGAAGTTCTGGTCATCCGCTACGAGGGCCCGAAGGGAGGCCCCGGCATGCGCGAGATGCTCTCGACCACCGCCGCCCTCTACGGCCAGGGCATGGGCGACAAGGTGGCGCTCATCACCGACGGGCGCTTCTCCGGCGCGACCCGCGGCTTCTGCGTCGGCCATGTCGGCCCGGAAGCCGCCATCGGCGGGCCGATCGGTCTCCTGCGCGACGGCGACGTCATCACGCTCGACGCGATCAAGGGCACGCTGGACGTGGCGCTCTCCGACGAGGAGCTCGCCCAGCGCCGGGCCGCGTGGACGCCGCGGGGCAATTCCGCGACCTCCGGTTACCTCTGGAAATATGCGCAGACCGTCGGGCCTGCGGTGAACGGCGCCGTGACCCATCCGGGCGGCGCCAGGGAGACGCAGAGCTATGCCGATATCTAG
- a CDS encoding tyrosine-type recombinase/integrase has protein sequence MPRPRKPARLKLDLDRGVWAIHDGEFKRRTAHGPGDRAAAEAELALYVIERDRRLEEEARVVPEDDDPTNQDPRLVSIATSLAFYGQAMEGGSNASLVGHHIANLLRHWGGKNLSQIKAASCRAYVEARCKERWRPPGSKGEGKLIKPATAGRELQTLSAAVGHWHREFTLHAKPVITLPTKAKPHVDWLTEVEYARLLKVTQGWRWVSSDLATREPVWERAPDTPFVAAWKERAGDAYVHDDHLERACEVGFYSGTRSGAMLGLRWKRDRIDGWIDFNGVTLFRAGPEAPPSRKRQPPCRIHDRLLPRLLEWRKADMALDLRDAEGKPMPVTHVIHERGVPLGRIDGAFGRAAWLAGLDRREIDGSWRVGNEDPNDDLGMPTPHILRHTRATLMLRAGVPPHEVGEYLGMTVKMVLEVYGHTHAEYQKRAAAA, from the coding sequence ATGCCTAGACCTCGGAAGCCCGCCCGCCTCAAGCTCGACCTCGACCGTGGGGTCTGGGCCATCCACGACGGGGAGTTCAAGCGACGCACAGCGCACGGCCCTGGCGATCGCGCAGCGGCTGAAGCGGAGCTCGCGCTCTACGTCATCGAGCGGGACCGCCGGCTAGAGGAGGAGGCCCGCGTCGTCCCCGAGGACGACGACCCGACGAACCAAGATCCGCGCCTCGTCAGCATCGCCACGTCGCTCGCATTTTACGGGCAGGCCATGGAGGGCGGATCGAACGCGAGCCTTGTCGGGCACCACATCGCGAACCTCCTCCGGCATTGGGGCGGGAAGAACCTCTCGCAGATCAAGGCCGCATCCTGCCGGGCCTACGTCGAGGCGCGCTGCAAGGAGCGGTGGCGGCCGCCCGGATCGAAGGGGGAGGGGAAGCTTATCAAGCCGGCGACGGCCGGGCGCGAGCTACAGACGCTCTCGGCCGCGGTCGGTCACTGGCATCGCGAGTTCACGCTCCACGCCAAGCCCGTCATCACCCTGCCGACGAAGGCCAAGCCGCACGTCGACTGGCTGACCGAGGTCGAGTACGCGCGGCTCCTCAAGGTGACGCAGGGGTGGCGCTGGGTCTCGTCCGACCTGGCGACGCGCGAGCCGGTCTGGGAGCGGGCGCCGGACACGCCGTTCGTCGCCGCCTGGAAGGAGCGGGCAGGGGATGCCTACGTCCACGACGATCACCTGGAACGTGCCTGCGAGGTGGGCTTCTACTCGGGCACGCGGTCCGGCGCGATGCTGGGCCTGCGGTGGAAGCGGGACCGGATCGACGGCTGGATCGACTTCAACGGAGTGACGCTTTTCAGGGCCGGCCCGGAGGCACCGCCGAGCCGCAAGCGCCAGCCCCCGTGCCGGATCCACGACCGGCTGCTGCCCCGGCTCCTGGAATGGCGGAAGGCGGACATGGCCCTGGACCTGCGCGACGCGGAGGGCAAGCCGATGCCGGTGACCCACGTGATCCACGAGCGCGGCGTCCCGCTCGGCCGGATCGACGGCGCCTTCGGCCGGGCGGCTTGGCTCGCTGGGCTGGACCGCCGGGAGATCGACGGCTCGTGGCGGGTCGGGAACGAGGATCCGAACGACGACCTCGGCATGCCCACGCCGCACATCCTGCGGCACACCCGAGCGACGCTGATGCTCCGCGCCGGGGTGCCGCCGCACGAGGTCGGCGAGTACCTCGGAATGACCGTGAAGATGGTGCTGGAGGTGTACGGCCACACCCACGCGGAGTACCAGAAGCGGGCCGCGGCGGCGTAG